The Gemmatimonadaceae bacterium genomic sequence GGAGCGCACGCGCGAGATCGGCGTTCGCAAAGCGCTCGGCGCGACGCGCGGAACGATCCTCTGGCAGTTTCTCGTCGAGGCGGTGACGCTCACCGGCTTCGGCGCGGCACTCGGCCTCGTGCTGGGAGTGCTCACGACCCTCCTGGTGCGCACCGCATGGCCGTCGATTCCCGCTTCGACACCGATGTCGTCGGTCGTGTCGTCGCTCGCCGCAAGCGCGGTGACGGGCGTCTTGTTCGGGATGTTGCCCGCGATACGAGCCGCGCGCCTCGATCCGGTGGCCGCACTCAGGCACGAATAGCATTCGTGCTGTCATCCTGAGCGCGCAGCGCGAAAGGATCTCATCCCCTTCCTGACATCGGGTGCATCCGAGCGGATGAGATCCTTCGCTTCGCTCAGGATGACAAACGTCGTTCTCCACCTCGGACGACGTTAGATTTGCGCCCATGACCGTCGATCTGTTGGCGATCTTCGCGCACCGCGACGACGCAGAATTGAATTGCGGCGGCACGCTCGCCAAGGCCGCACGGCAGGGACATCGCACCGGCATTCTCGACTTGACGCAAGGCGAGATGGGCACACGCGGCACCGCGGAGATTCGCGCCGCCGAAGCCGGCCAGGCGGCTCGAACGCTTGGCGTGAGTGTGCGCGAGAATCTGGAGCTGCCCGACGCCGGCATCCTGAACGACCCGCGCACACGCGAGACGCTGGCGCGCGTCATTCGCCGGCTCGCGCCACGTGTCGTGATTGCGCCCGCGCTCGAAGGACGGCATCCCGATCATCGCGTCACGGCGCAGCTCGTCCGCGACGCATGCTTCGTATCCGGTCTGGCGAAAGTTGCGCCGGACGTGCCGAAGCATCGCCCGGTGAAGATTCTGCACTGCCTCACGTATCGCCAGGATTTCATCCGCCCGAGCTTCGTGGTGGACATTTCCGCCGACTTCGACGCCAAGCTGGCCGCGATCCGCTGCTACGCATCCCAGTTCGAGGGCGCGATCCAGGCCGGCGAGGTCTACCCGAACGGCGAGCCGCTCGAGGACATCGTGCGCCATCACGCGGCCTATTACGGAACGCTCATTAGAAAACAATATGGCGAGCCGTTCTACACCACCGAGCTGGTGGAGGTGGACGACGTCGTCGCCATGGAGGTCGCGACCTTTTGAGCGGCGAGACAAACGACATCACCTACGGGTCATATCTCGCGCTCGATGAGCTGCTGTCGTTGCAGCGGCCGCAGTCCGAGCCGGAGCATCCCGACGAGCTGCTGTTCATCGTCGTGCATCAGGCCAGCGAGCTGTGGTTCAAGGCGATCCTTCACGACCTGGAGGGACTCGTCGCATCGCTCGAGCGCAACGATGCCGGGCAAGCGCTGTGGCGGCTGCAGCGCATCAACGCGCTCATGCGCATCGTGTCATCGCAACTCTCGTCCCTCGAGACGCTGCCGCCCCAGCACTTCGCGCAATTCCGCACCTACCTCGGCAGCTCGAGCGGATCGCAAAGCGTGCAATTCCGCGCGATCGAAGCGGCGTCCGGCTTGCGCGACGAGCACTTCATGCGCGCGCTCGAGGAACATGGCGACATTCCGGAATTGGTGCGCCGCTGGCTCGACCGACCGACGCTCCAGGATCTCTTTCTGCGCCTGCTGAGCTCAGCGAACGTGAAGATGGAGGACCTCTATCTCGGTCCCGGACCGAGCCTCCTCTTCTTCGTCGCCGAGCAATTGCTCGAGTACGAGCAGCAGTTCGGGCAGTGGCGATTCAAGCACGTGCAGCTCGTGGAGCGGGTGATCGGACCGCAGACGGGGGGCACCGGCGGAACGCTCGGATCGCGCTACCTCATGCGAACCATCGACCAGAAGTTCTTTCCCACGCTCTGGGAGGTCAGGAGCAAGTTCTTCGGGCACAAGCGCGCGTAGACCTTATATTTCACGCTATGTCCAGCGCCCCCATCTACTTGGATCACGCCGCCACGACGCCGGTGCGACCCGAGGTCCTCGAGGCGATGATGCCGTTCTTCGGGCCGCGCTTCGGGAACCCGTCCAGCATGCACCGCTGGGGCCGCGACGCTCGGACGGCGCTCGACGAGGCCCGCGAGCGCGTGGCCCACTGCTTTGGCGCCACGGCAGACGAGATCTGCTTCACATCCGGCGGGACCGAAGCCGATAACATCGCCATTCTCGGCGCCTGGCGTGCGCTGCGCCGGCCCGGA encodes the following:
- the bshB1 gene encoding bacillithiol biosynthesis deacetylase BshB1 codes for the protein MTVDLLAIFAHRDDAELNCGGTLAKAARQGHRTGILDLTQGEMGTRGTAEIRAAEAGQAARTLGVSVRENLELPDAGILNDPRTRETLARVIRRLAPRVVIAPALEGRHPDHRVTAQLVRDACFVSGLAKVAPDVPKHRPVKILHCLTYRQDFIRPSFVVDISADFDAKLAAIRCYASQFEGAIQAGEVYPNGEPLEDIVRHHAAYYGTLIRKQYGEPFYTTELVEVDDVVAMEVATF
- a CDS encoding tryptophan 2,3-dioxygenase family protein; this encodes MSGETNDITYGSYLALDELLSLQRPQSEPEHPDELLFIVVHQASELWFKAILHDLEGLVASLERNDAGQALWRLQRINALMRIVSSQLSSLETLPPQHFAQFRTYLGSSSGSQSVQFRAIEAASGLRDEHFMRALEEHGDIPELVRRWLDRPTLQDLFLRLLSSANVKMEDLYLGPGPSLLFFVAEQLLEYEQQFGQWRFKHVQLVERVIGPQTGGTGGTLGSRYLMRTIDQKFFPTLWEVRSKFFGHKRA